The Hippoglossus hippoglossus isolate fHipHip1 chromosome 19, fHipHip1.pri, whole genome shotgun sequence genome has a segment encoding these proteins:
- the LOC117752917 gene encoding transcription factor Sox-9-A-like, whose protein sequence is MNLLDPYLKMTEEQDKCISDAPSPSMSEDSAGSPCPSGSGSDTENTRPSENGLLRADGTLLEFKKDEEDKFPACIREAVSQVLKGYDWTLVPMPVRVNGSNKNKPHVKRPMNAFMVWAQAARRKLADQYPHLHNAELSKTLGKLWRLLNEGEKRPFVEEAERLRVQHKKDHPDYKYQPRRRKSVKNGQSEPEDGSEQTHISPTAIFKALQQADSPASSMGEVHSPGEHSGSQGPPTPPTTPKTDVSSVKMDLKREGGIRSLSEGPGGRQLNIDFRDVDIGELSSDVISHIETFDVNEFDQYLPPNGHPGLPGNATPVSYTGSYSISSGAPVSPQAGGAAAWLVKSQNQQGQQHTLTSGGSEAAQAQQRTQIKTEQLSPSHYSEQQGSPQHITYSPFNLQHYSPPSSSYPAISRAQQYDYADHQGGGTAASYYSHAGAGQGSGLYSTFSYMGSPSQRPMYTPIADNTGVPSIPQSSPQHWEQAPVYTQLTRP, encoded by the exons ATGAATCTCCTCGACCCTTACCTGAAGATGACGGAGGAACAAGACAAGTGTATCTCTGATGCCCCGAGCCCGAGCATGTCCGAGGACTCCGCGGGCTCCCCGTGCCCGTCCGGCTCCGGCTCCGACACCGAGAACACCCGGCCGTCGGAGAACGGGCTGCTCCGGGCGGACGGGACCCTGCTCGAGTTCAAGAAGGACGAGGAAGATAAGTTCCCCGCATGCATCCGCGAAGCCGTGTCCCAGGTGCTCAAGGGCTACGACTGGACTCTGGTGCCCATGCCGGTGCGCGTTAACGGATCTAATAAGAACAAGCCTCACGTTAAGAGACCGATGAATGCCTTCATGGTTTGGGCTCAGGCTGCGCGCAGGAAGCTGGCGGATCAGTACCCACACCTGCATAACGCGGAGCTCAGCAAAACTCTCGGGAAACTGTGGAG ACTTCTCAACGAAGGCGAGAAGCGGCCGTTTGTGGAGGAAGCTGAGCGGCTCCGGGTGCAGCACAAGAAGGATCACCCGGACTACAAGTACCAGCCCCGGCGGAGGAAGTCGGTCAAGAACGGACAGAGCGAGCCGGAGGACGGCAGCGAGCAGACGCACATTTCTCCTACTGCCATCTTCAAAGCTCTGCAGCAGGCGGACTCCCCGGCCTCCAGCATGGGAGAGGTGCACTCTCCGGGTGAACACTCAG GCTCCCAGGGGCCCCCTACCCCTCCAACCACCCCAAAGACAGATGTCAGCTCGGTCAAGATGGACCTAAAGCGTGAAGGGGGCATCCGCTCTCTGTCCGAAGGCCCCGGCGGGCGCCAGCTCAACATCGACTTCCGCGACGTGGACATCGGTGAGCTCAGCAGCGATGTCATCTCCCACATCGAGACCTTTGACGTCAACGAGTTTGACCAGTACCTCCCGCCTAATGGCCACCCGGGCCTCCCTGGCAACGCCACGCCGGTCAGCTACACCGGCAGCTACAGCATCAGCAGTGGCGCCCCTGTCAGCCCGCAGGCGGGAGGTGCCGCAGCCTGGCTGGTCAAAAGCCAGAACCAGCAGGGACAGCAGCACACCCTGACCAGCGGCGGCTCAGAGGCAGCTCAGGCCCAGCAAAGGACCCAGATCAAGACGGAGCAGCTGAGTCCGAGCCACTACAGCGAGCAGCAGGGCTCCCCGCAGCACATCACCTACAGCCCCTTCAACCTGCAGCACTacagccccccctcctcctcctacccGGCCATCTCCCGGGCGCAGCAGTACGACTACGCCGACCACCAGGGGGGCGGCACCGCGGCCTCCTACTACAGCCACGCGGGGGCTGGGCAGGGCTCGGGGCTGTACTCGACTTTCAGCTACATGGGCAGCCCCAGCCAGAGGCCCATGTACACGCCCATCGCCGACAACACAGGAGTGCCCTCCATCCCGCAGAGCAGCCCGCAGCACTGGGAGCAGGCTCCGGTTTACACCCAGCTCACCAGACCATGA